The Euzebya sp. genome includes the window TCGACCTCGCGGTCGTCGGACCCGCTCCGGATGCCGACTACTTCGCCCGCGAGGTGCGGCCGCTGCTCGACGATCGGCGCACGTGGCTCGGCCACCTCGACGGCGATGCGATCATCGCCCGGCTGCAGGCCGCCGACGTCGCCGTCGTGACGCCGGCGTGGGACGAGCCGTTCGGCCTCGTGGTCACCGAGGCGCTCGCGTGCGGCGTCCCCGTCGCCGGGTACGCGCGGGGTGCCCTGCCCGAGATCGTCACGCCGGACTGCGGCGTGCTCGTCCCGCCCGGCGACCTCCCGGGCCTGGCCCGGGCGCTGCGGCAGGCCATGGCCCTCGACCGGTCGGCGTGCCGGCGTCGCGCCGAGGCGCTCGGCTCGATCGACCGGATGGCGCGGTCCTACCTGCAGGTCTACGAGGCCGCCCTGACGTGATCGGCTGGTACGCCCACCACCACGGCCGCGGGCACCTCGCGCGGGCCCAGGCGGTGCGGCCGCACCTCCCCGGCCCCGTCACCACGTTCTCGAGCCGACCCGCTGAGGGGGTGGTGCCGCTGCCGCTCGACGTGGACCCGCCGCGCAGCCCCGCGTGCGCGTCGGCGGCGGAGCCGACGGCGTGGCACTACGCGCCCCTCGGGGTCGACGGCGTCAGGCGGCGGATGGGGCTCATGACCGCGTGGGTCGTCGAGCACGACCCGGCCGCGTTCGTGGTCGACGTGTCGGTGGAGGTCGCCGGGCTCATGCGCCTGCTGGGCATCCCCACCGTCGTCGTGCGCCAGCACGGGCGGCGGGACGACCTGCCGCACGAGCTCGCGTACCGCGACGCCCAGGTGCTGCTCGCCCCCTGGCCGCGAGCGCTCGAAGGCGACCGCACCCCGGACTGGGTCGTCGAGCGGACCAGCTACACCGGAGGCTTCTCACGCCACGACGGGCGCCCCGCGGACCGTGCCGCGTCGCGCCGGCGGCTCGGGGTGGCGGCCGAGGAGCAGGTGGTCGTGACCCTCGGGGGGGCCGGCGGCCACGACGCGTGGCCCATCGCCGCCACCGCGGCGGCGACGCCTGGCTGGCGCTGGGCCGTGCTGGGCCGTCACCTCCACCTGCCACCGGGGTTCGGTCCCGGGTGGGTGGACGACCCGTGGGACTGGCTGTGCGCCGCCGACGTCATCGTGACGCACGGTGGGCACAACGCGGTCATGGAGTGCGCCGCGGCCGGCACCCCCACCATCGTGATCCCCCAGGACCGGCCCTTCGACGAGCAGCGCGACAAGTGCCGGGCGCTGGCCCGCGAGGGGCTCGGCACGGTCCTCTCGACCTGGCCCGACCCCGACGGGTGGGACGACCTCCTCACCCGGACGGCGGCCGGCGGGTCGACGCTCGCACCGATCAGCGACGGCGGCGGTGCCCTCGTCGCCGCCCAGGTGATCAGCGACCTCGCCAGGCGCATGGGCGGGACGGACAGCGGGATCGGCGACCCCGGGGTGGCCGAGCCGGCCTGACCGAGCCGGCCTGATCGATCTGGCCGGCCGAGCGGAGGTCGGCAGGGGCCGCGGGCCCGTCAGCGCATCCGCGCCCGGTCCGGACCTGGCCCCTGGCACCGGGGGCACCAGTACGTGATGCGCGCGTGCTCACCCAACGCCGCCGACCGGATCGGCGTGCCGCAGCGCGGGCACGGCCGTCCGGCCTTGCCGTACACGAACACCCGATCCGAGCCGCGCCGCCCACCCCGCCGGACGTCCGCGGGACGTCGGGTGGTGATCCGCTGGGGGCCGCCGTGGGCCACGTTGGCGCGCAGCAGGTCGCTGGCGGTGGTCAGCAGCGCGGCGCGCACGTCCGGCGGCACGACCCCGACCGGCGTCCACGGGTCCACGCCGTGGATGAACAGGACCTCGTTCTTGTACACGTTCCCGACGCCCGCGAGGACCCGCTGGTCGAGGAGCGCCTCCCCGATCGCGGTGTCCGCTCGGGCCGCGAGCCTGGCCGCCGCCTCGTCGAGGTCCACCGGCCCGTCCGGCCCACCGGCCAGCGGGTCGGGTCCGAGGTCCCGCAGGGACGGGTGGGCGTCGACCTGCCCGCGGGACAGCAGCTCGATGACGGGTGCGTTGAAGCACACCGCGTCGACGGTCGCCGTCGACAGGACCAGGCGGGCCAGGTGGGCGGGCTTCCGCCACCGCGTGCCGGTCGGGTACAGGTGCCAGGACCCCGTCATGCGCATGTGGGTGTGCAGGGCCAGGTCCGACGGCGTGAACCAGCACAGCAGGTGCTTGCCGCGTGCCTCGACGGAGTCGACGGACTCGCCGACCAGCCGCTCGGGCAGCAGGCGCCGGACCTGGGGGACGGTGGTGCGGACCGCGGTGACGACCTCCCCCGCCAGCGCGTCGTGGAGCGACGCCGCGGCGCGGAAGATCGTGTCACCCTCGGGCACGCCGCCGCACGTCCTGCACGGCCTCAGCGTAGTCGCCGGCGACCGCCGACCCGGATGTGTCCGCTGCGCAACATCTTGCGAACAGTCCGTGCACCGCTGAGGTCTCGCGTGCGCCGGCCGATAGGGTGACCAGGACGTGAACCCTCCGCAGAAGGGGGACAGGCATGGAACGGACCCGCATCGACCGACGGGACCTCGGCCTGCGCGCACGCCGCCTGGCCCTCCGGGCCCGCGCCGACGACGCGGCCGCCGCCCCGCTGCGGTACACCGCCGGCGGTGGGGCCGACGTGGACGACGACGTGGTGGACCGCATCGACGCCGTCCTCGACGAGGTCGCGACCGGACAGCCGCACGGCGACCACGACACCACCTGACCGTCGTGGCGGCGGCCTCCGGGCCCCGTGCTAGCGTCACCCGCCTATGACCACCCACCTGCGCGGACGCCGCGCCGTGCTCGTGATCGTGGCGGTCCTGGCCCTGGTCCTCGCGGCCACGGCGTGTGCCGACGGCGGGACCGAGCTCGCCGCCGGGGCATCCGAGACCGCTCCCGACGTGTCTGTGGGCGAGGGGTCGGGTGGCGAGGAGCCGGGTGGCGAGGAATCGGGTGGTGCCGCCCCCGCGACCGGCGACGCGCACGGCGTGGAGGTCACCGGTGAGCGGGGTGCCGAGCCCGTCATCACCCTCACCGACGGCGTCGAGCCGCCCACCGAGCTGGTCGTGGTCGACCTGGCCGAGGGCGACGGCGAGGAGATCCCGCCCGACGCGACGGTCACGGTCGACTACGTCGGCGTCTCCTGGCTGAACGACGGCGAGGAGTTCGACTCGTCGTTCGACCGGGGCGAGCCGATCAGCTTCCCGCTCGACGGCGTGATCCAGGGGTGGGGCGAGGGCATCCCCGGCATGCGGGTCGGCGGGCGGCGGCTGCTGATCATCCCGCCCGACCTGGCCTACGGCGCCCAGCCGCCGAGGGATGCCATCGCCCCGGGCGACACCCTGGTGTTCGTGGTCGACGCGGTCGGGATCGTGCCGCCGGTCGAGCCGGTCGAGCCGACCGACGACACCATGGGCGTCGAGGTGGGGGGCGAGCCCGGCGCGGCGCCGCAGATCACGCTGCCCGACGCCGAGCCGCCGGCCGAGCTGGTCGTGGTCGACCTGGTGGAGGGGGACGGTGCGGAGGTGCCGCCCGGCGCGACGGTCACGACCCACTACACCGGCGTGTCGTGGCTCAACGGCGGGACCGAGTTCGACTCGTCCTTCGGTCGGGGCGAGCCGGCCACGTTCCCGCTCGACGGGGTGATCCCCGGCTGGACGCAGGGCATCCCGGGCATGCGGGTCGGCGGGCGGCGCCTGCTGATCATCCCGCCGGACCTGGCCTACGGCGACCAGCCGCCGACGGATGCCATCGCCCCGGGCGACACCCTCGTGTTCGTCATCGACCTGACCGACGTGCAGTAGCGACCCCAGAGGAGCACAGCCATGGCAGACGTGACCGTCGAGGGTGACCTCGGCTCGAAGCCCGCGATCACCGGACTCGACGGCGAGCCGCCGGCGGACCTGGTCATCACCGACCTCCACCCGGGGGAGGGGGAGGAGGCGCCGTCCGGCGCGACCGTGACCGTCCACTACGTCGGGGTGTCGTGGGCGAACGGCGGCAAGCAGTTCGACTCGTCGTGGGACCGCGGTGACACGATCTCCTTCGGGCTGCACCAGGTGATCGCCGGGTGGACCCAGGGCATCCCGGGCATGCGCGTCGGCGGCCGGCGGCTGCTGGTGATCCCCCCGCACCTCGGCTACGGTGCGCAGTCCCCGACGCCTGCGATCGCGGCGAACGACACGCTCGTCTTCGTGATCGACCTGGTGGCCGTCAGCTAGCGGCTGACAGGCGGTTAGCCCCCCGCGGCGGGGGGAACGACCCAACCGCCGGTCCTTGGTGACCGGACCTCGACAACGTCTCCTACCCGAGGGGTGCACACGCATGTGCGGATTCGCCGGAGAGCACCGCACCGACGGCCGCGAGGCCGATGACCGCGCCGTCGCGCGGATGGCCGCGACCATGGACGACCGCGGACCGGACGGCCAGGGCCTGCAGACCGCGCCCGGCGTGGCGATGGGCCACCGCCGCCTGCGGATCATCGACCTGACCGACGCCGGCGCCCAGCCGATGCGTCGCGACGACATGCTCATGGTCTTCAACGGCTGCATCTACAACTACCCGGAGCTGCGCCGGGAGCTGATCTCCCTCGGCTGGACCTTCACCTCCACGTCGGACACCGAGGTGATCATGGTCGGCTGGCGCCAGTGGGGCGAGGACCTGCTGGACCGGCTCCAGGGCATGTTCGCCTTCGCGCTGCACGACGAGCGGACCGGCCGCACGACGCTCGTCCGCGACCGGCTCGGCATCAAGCCCCTCTACACCGCCGAGACCCCCGGCGGGATCCGCTTCGCCTCCACCCTGCCGGCGCTGCTGGCCGGTGGCGGGGTGGACACGTCCATCGACACCGTGGCGCTGCACCACTACCTGACGTTCCACTCGGTGGTGCCGGCCCCGCGGACGATCATCACCGGGGTCCGCAAGGTCCCGCCGGCGACGATCACCCACATCGAGCGCGATGGCACCACCACGACCCGCCGGTGGTGGTCGGCGACGTGGTCGCGGCGCGAGGACCGCAGCGACTGGACCTCCGGCGACTGGGTCGACGCGACCCTGGACGTCATGCGGCGGGCGGTGACCCGGCGGCTGGTGGCCGACGTGCCGGTCGGCGTCCTCTTGAGCGGTGGCCTCGACTCCTCCCTCGTGGTGGGGCTGCTGGCCGAGGCCGGTCAGACCGGCCTCGCGACCTTCAGCGTCGGGTTCGGGGCGGTCCGGGGCGAGGCCGGGGACGAGTTCGAGTACTCCGACGTCATCGCCCGCGAGTTCGACACCAACCACCACCAGATCCGCGTGCCGGGCCAGCAGACGCTCGATGCCCTGACGCCGACGATCGCCGCGATGAACGAGCCGATGGTCAGCCACGACTGCGTCGGCTTCTTCCTGCTCAGCCAGGAGGTCGCGAAGAACATCAAGGTCGTGCAGTCCGGGCAGGGCGCCGACGAGCTGTTCGCGGGCTACCACTGGTACCCGCCGATGGCCGCCGTCGGACCCGACCAGGCGCTCGCGACCTACCGCGCGGCCTTCTTCGACCGCGACCACGAGGACATGGCCGACGTGGTGGCGCCGGACCACCTCCTCGACCACGACGCCTCCGGGCAGTTCGTCGCCGACCACTTCGCCCAGCCGGGCGCGGACTCCGCGCTCGACCGCGCGCTGCGCCTCGACGCCAACGTCATGCTGGTCGACGACCCGGTGAAGCGTGTCGACTCGATGACCATGGCCTGGGGGCTCGAGGCGCGCGTCCCGTTCCTCGACCACGAGGTCGTCGAGTTCGCCGCCTCCGCCCCGCCGGAGCTGCACCTCGAGGACGGCGGCAAGGGCCTGTTGAAGGCCGCTGGCCGCAAGGTGATCCCCAACGAGGTCATCGACCGGCCCAAGGGCTACTTCCCGGTGCCGGCGCTCAAGTACCTCGAGGGCGACGTGCTCGACCACGTCCGCGATGCCCTCACGAACGACGCCGCCCGCAGCCGGGGGCTGTTCCGCCGCGAGTACGTCGACCGGTTGTCGGCAGCGCCCAACGACGACCTCACCCCGCTGCGCGGCAACCGGCTGTGGCAGCTCGGCCTGCTCGAGCTGTGGTTGCAGACCCACGGGATCTGACGCCGGTGTCCGCCTCCCCCTCCGCGTCCGATCGACCCGACCGCTCGCGGGACGCGCACCCGGCCGTCGCCGGGACCCCGCCGCGGACCTCCAAGTCGCCGCGGCGCTACGACCCGAGGGTCAACCGCGGCGACCGGCTGTCGACGGGCCACCACGACCGGCCCACCCGGCTGGTGGACGAGGCGGTCCCGTCCGGGGTGGTGCTCGACCTCGGCTGGGGACGGCTGATCTTCGGCCAGACCTTCACCAGCCACGAGCGGGTCCACGACGTGCTGATGAGCGAGGCGGCGGACAAGCGCGACATCGCCATCTACCTCCGCGACCCCCACGTCCTCGTCGGGACCGCCCCGGCGGACCTGTTCATCGACCCGTCGCTGACCTACCGGCTGTGGCTGCACCGCTACCGCCAGCGCAAGGAGTCGATCCGCGGGGTCGTCGTCCGCCAGCTCGAGACGACGGGCGACGCGGAGGCGGTCAACCGCATCTACGCCGCCAACGGCATGGTCACCGCCGACGAGTCGGTGATGCAGGCCAACCAGCGCAAGGCGGAGTTCATCTACCTCGTCGCCCAGGACGCCGAGTCAGGCGACGTGATCGGGACGGTCACCGGCGTCGACCACGCCGACGCCTTCGGCGACCCCGAGGGCGGGTCCAGCCTGTGGTGCCTCGCCGTCGACCCCCAGGCCGGGCGACCGCGGGTGGGGGAGGCCCTGATCCGCCACCTCGCCGAGCGGTTCGTCGCCCGGGGCCGGTCCTACATGGACCTGTCGGTGATGCACGACAACGAGCCGGCGATCCGGCTGTACGACAAGCTCGGCTTCGAGCGCACGCCGGTGTTCGCCGTCAAGCGCAAGAACCCGATCAACGAGAAGCTCTACACCCCGCCGGGTGACGAGACAGACCTCAACCCGTACGCCCGCATCATCGTCGAGGAGGCCTTCCGCCGCGGCGTCGCCGTCCGCGTCGTGGATGCGCGCACCGGACTGGTCGAGCTCTCGTACGGCGGGCGGACCGTCCTGACCCGCGAGTCCCTCAGCGACCTGACGAGCGCCGTCGCGATGACCTGCTGCGACGACAAGGCGCTGACCCGCCGGCTGCTGGTCGACGCCGGCCTGTCCGTGCCCGACGGCCGCTCGGCGACCAAGGACGCCGGCGACGTGCAGTTCCTCGAGGCCCACGGCGAGATCGTCGTCAAGCCGGCGCGCGGTGAGCAGGGGCGGGGGATCACCGTCGGCGTGTCCTCACCGGACCACCTGATGCGCGCGATCGACGACGCCGAGGTCGTCTGCCCCGACGTGCTCCTCGAGGAGATGGTCGAGGGTGAGGACCTGCGCGTCGTCGTCATCGACAACCGCGTCGTGGCCGCCGCGGTCCGCAAGCCCGCGGCGATCATCGGCGACGGCCGCCGCACCCCCAGCGCGCTGATCAGCTCCCTCAGCCGCCGACGGGAGGCGGCGACCGGCGGGGAGTCGACCATCCCCCTCGACGACCACACCTTCGACACGCTGTCCGCCCAGGGCTACGCCCCCCACGACGTCATCGGTGACGGCGAGGTCGTCCAGGTCCGCCGGACCGCCAACCTGCACACCGGCGGGACGATCCACG containing:
- a CDS encoding glycosyltransferase; protein product: MIGWYAHHHGRGHLARAQAVRPHLPGPVTTFSSRPAEGVVPLPLDVDPPRSPACASAAEPTAWHYAPLGVDGVRRRMGLMTAWVVEHDPAAFVVDVSVEVAGLMRLLGIPTVVVRQHGRRDDLPHELAYRDAQVLLAPWPRALEGDRTPDWVVERTSYTGGFSRHDGRPADRAASRRRLGVAAEEQVVVTLGGAGGHDAWPIAATAAATPGWRWAVLGRHLHLPPGFGPGWVDDPWDWLCAADVIVTHGGHNAVMECAAAGTPTIVIPQDRPFDEQRDKCRALAREGLGTVLSTWPDPDGWDDLLTRTAAGGSTLAPISDGGGALVAAQVISDLARRMGGTDSGIGDPGVAEPA
- a CDS encoding Fpg/Nei family DNA glycosylase, which produces MPEGDTIFRAAASLHDALAGEVVTAVRTTVPQVRRLLPERLVGESVDSVEARGKHLLCWFTPSDLALHTHMRMTGSWHLYPTGTRWRKPAHLARLVLSTATVDAVCFNAPVIELLSRGQVDAHPSLRDLGPDPLAGGPDGPVDLDEAAARLAARADTAIGEALLDQRVLAGVGNVYKNEVLFIHGVDPWTPVGVVPPDVRAALLTTASDLLRANVAHGGPQRITTRRPADVRRGGRRGSDRVFVYGKAGRPCPRCGTPIRSAALGEHARITYWCPRCQGPGPDRARMR
- a CDS encoding FKBP-type peptidyl-prolyl cis-trans isomerase, whose amino-acid sequence is MTTHLRGRRAVLVIVAVLALVLAATACADGGTELAAGASETAPDVSVGEGSGGEEPGGEESGGAAPATGDAHGVEVTGERGAEPVITLTDGVEPPTELVVVDLAEGDGEEIPPDATVTVDYVGVSWLNDGEEFDSSFDRGEPISFPLDGVIQGWGEGIPGMRVGGRRLLIIPPDLAYGAQPPRDAIAPGDTLVFVVDAVGIVPPVEPVEPTDDTMGVEVGGEPGAAPQITLPDAEPPAELVVVDLVEGDGAEVPPGATVTTHYTGVSWLNGGTEFDSSFGRGEPATFPLDGVIPGWTQGIPGMRVGGRRLLIIPPDLAYGDQPPTDAIAPGDTLVFVIDLTDVQ
- a CDS encoding FKBP-type peptidyl-prolyl cis-trans isomerase gives rise to the protein MADVTVEGDLGSKPAITGLDGEPPADLVITDLHPGEGEEAPSGATVTVHYVGVSWANGGKQFDSSWDRGDTISFGLHQVIAGWTQGIPGMRVGGRRLLVIPPHLGYGAQSPTPAIAANDTLVFVIDLVAVS
- a CDS encoding N-acetylglutaminylglutamine amidotransferase translates to MCGFAGEHRTDGREADDRAVARMAATMDDRGPDGQGLQTAPGVAMGHRRLRIIDLTDAGAQPMRRDDMLMVFNGCIYNYPELRRELISLGWTFTSTSDTEVIMVGWRQWGEDLLDRLQGMFAFALHDERTGRTTLVRDRLGIKPLYTAETPGGIRFASTLPALLAGGGVDTSIDTVALHHYLTFHSVVPAPRTIITGVRKVPPATITHIERDGTTTTRRWWSATWSRREDRSDWTSGDWVDATLDVMRRAVTRRLVADVPVGVLLSGGLDSSLVVGLLAEAGQTGLATFSVGFGAVRGEAGDEFEYSDVIAREFDTNHHQIRVPGQQTLDALTPTIAAMNEPMVSHDCVGFFLLSQEVAKNIKVVQSGQGADELFAGYHWYPPMAAVGPDQALATYRAAFFDRDHEDMADVVAPDHLLDHDASGQFVADHFAQPGADSALDRALRLDANVMLVDDPVKRVDSMTMAWGLEARVPFLDHEVVEFAASAPPELHLEDGGKGLLKAAGRKVIPNEVIDRPKGYFPVPALKYLEGDVLDHVRDALTNDAARSRGLFRREYVDRLSAAPNDDLTPLRGNRLWQLGLLELWLQTHGI
- the ngg gene encoding N-acetylglutaminylglutamine synthetase, with product MSTGHHDRPTRLVDEAVPSGVVLDLGWGRLIFGQTFTSHERVHDVLMSEAADKRDIAIYLRDPHVLVGTAPADLFIDPSLTYRLWLHRYRQRKESIRGVVVRQLETTGDAEAVNRIYAANGMVTADESVMQANQRKAEFIYLVAQDAESGDVIGTVTGVDHADAFGDPEGGSSLWCLAVDPQAGRPRVGEALIRHLAERFVARGRSYMDLSVMHDNEPAIRLYDKLGFERTPVFAVKRKNPINEKLYTPPGDETDLNPYARIIVEEAFRRGVAVRVVDARTGLVELSYGGRTVLTRESLSDLTSAVAMTCCDDKALTRRLLVDAGLSVPDGRSATKDAGDVQFLEAHGEIVVKPARGEQGRGITVGVSSPDHLMRAIDDAEVVCPDVLLEEMVEGEDLRVVVIDNRVVAAAVRKPAAIIGDGRRTPSALISSLSRRREAATGGESTIPLDDHTFDTLSAQGYAPHDVIGDGEVVQVRRTANLHTGGTIHDVTDQLHPALREAAITAARVLHIPVVGMDLIVPDVSGPEYVIIEANERPGLANHEPQPTAEAFLDLLFPRTRRVPPKEPAT